Proteins encoded together in one Penaeus vannamei isolate JL-2024 chromosome 41, ASM4276789v1, whole genome shotgun sequence window:
- the LOC113817482 gene encoding transmembrane protease serine 9-like: MVSLVDGSGYYHCGGSIISSQWVVTAAHCAVGMTTSDYVLVGDHNLYSASEANSQWMEIAEIVNHPSYDSNTLDNDIALIRLKTEIQFPSDNKIAPVCLPTAGEMYDSVDATITGWGAQQEGGSTSGTLFEVTVPTMTNTECNTKYGGSITDNMICAGIPEGGKDSCQGDSGGPMVVEENGKWKLVGVVSWGYGCARPDRPGVYARVTQYLQWISDSTTGVCVDGNTPAPTNAPTTAPTTAPTPAPTTAPTPAPTSDPNTDCPGCGQVNRANRIVGGVETEVNEYPWMVSLVDGSGYYHFCGGSIISSQWVVTAAHCAVGMTTSDYVLVGDHNLYSASEANSQWMQIAEIVNHPSYDSNTLDNDIALIRLKTEIQFPSDNKIAPVCLPTAGEMYDSVDATITGWGAQQEGGSTSGTLFEVTVPTMTNTECNTKYGGRITDNMICAGIPEGGKDSCQGDSGGPMVVEENGKWKLVGVVSWGYGCARPDRPGVYARVTQYLQWISDTTTGVCVDGNTPAPTNAPTPAPTTAPTPAPTSDCPGCGQVNRANRIVGGVETEVNEYPWMVSLVDGSGYYHFCGGSIISSQWVVTAAHCAVGMTTSDYVLVGDHNLYSGSEANSQWMQIAEIVNHPSYDSNTLDNDIALIRLKTEIQFLSDNKIAPVCLPTAGEMYDSVDATITGWGAQQEGGSTSGPLFEVTVPTMTNTECNTKYGGSITDNMICAGIPEGGKDSCQGDSGGPMVVEENGKWKLVGVVSWGYGCARPDRPGVYARVTQYLQWISDTTTGVCVDGNAPAPTNAPTPAPTSEPNSDCPGCGQVNRANRIVGGVETEVNEYPWMVSLVDGSGYYHFCGGSIISSQWVVTAAHCAVGMTTSDYVLVGDHNLYSASEANSQWMQIAEIMNHPSYDSNTLDNDIALIRLKTEIQFPSDNKIAPVCLPTAGEMYDSVDATITGWGAQQEGGSTSGTLFEVTVPTMTNTECNTKYGGRITDNMICAGIPEGGKDSCQGDSGGPMVVEENGKWKLVGVVSWGYGCARPDRPGVYARVTQYLDWISTSTGGVCPTAG, translated from the exons ATGGTTTCTCTTGTCGACGGCAGTGGATACTATCACTGTGGCGGTTCTATCATCTCCAGCCAATGGGTCGTCACTGCAGCTCATTGTGCAGTAGG CATGACCACCTCGGATTATGTGCTGGTGGGAGACCACAACCTGTACTCCGCAAGCGAAGCCAATTCTCAGTGGATGGAGATTGCTGAA ATTGTGAATCATCCGTCCTATGATTCCAACACACTAGACAACGACATTGCCCTCATCAGACTCAAGACAGAGATCCAGTTCCCATCTGACAACAAAATCGCCCCTGTCTGCCTTCCAACTGCTGGTGAAATGTATGATAGTGTGGATGCCACAATCACAGGATGGGGAGCTCAACAGGAGG GAGGATCCACATCGGGCACCTTGTTCGAGGTAACAGTGCCCACCATGACAAACACCGAATGCAATACCAAGTACGGAGGAAGCATCACTGACAACATGATCTGCGCAGGCATTCCTGAGGGAGGCAAGGACTCCTGCCAG GGAGACTCTGGTGGACCAATGGTGGTGGAAGAAAACGGCAAGTGGAAGCTGGTGGGAGTTGTGTCGTGGGGTTATGGCTGTGCTCGACCTGATAGGCCCGGAGTCTATGCCAGAGTTACAC AATATTTGCAATGGATTTCTGACTCAACAACCGGAGTCTGTGTCGATGGGAACACACCTGCTCCTACAAATGCCCCGACGACTGCCCCTACAACTGCCCCGACGCCTGCCCCTACTACTGCACCCACGCCTGCCCCAACTTCTGATCCTAATACTGATTGCC CTGGATGTGGACAAGTCAACCGTGCCAACCGCATTGTTGGTGGAGTAGAGACGGAGGTGAACGAATATCCCTGGATGGTTTCTCTTGTCGACGGCAGTGGATACTACCACTTCTGTGGCGGTTCTATCATCTCCAGCCAATGGGTCGTCACCGCAGCTCACTGTGCAGTAGG CATGACCACCTCGGATTATGTGCTGGTGGGAGACCACAACCTGTACTCCGCAAGCGAAGCCAATTCTCAGTGGATGCAGATTGCTGAA ATTGTGAATCATCCGTCCTATGATTCCAACACACTGGACAACGACATTGCCCTCATCAGACTCAAGACAGAGATCCAGTTCCCATCTGACAACAAAATCGCCCCTGTCTGCCTTCCAACTGCTGGTGAAATGTATGATAGTGTGGATGCCACAATCACAGGATGGGGAGCTCAACAGGAGG GAGGATCCACATCGGGCACCTTGTTCGAAGTAACAGTGCCCACCATGACAAACACCGAATGCAATACCAAGTACGGAGGACGTATCACTGACAACATGATCTGCGCAGGCATTCCTGAGGGAGGCAAGGACTCCTGCCAG GGAGACTCTGGTGGACCAATGGTGGTGGAAGAAAACGGCAAGTGGAAGCTGGTGGGAGTTGTGTCGTGGGGTTATGGCTGTGCTCGACCTGATAGGCCCGGAGTCTATGCCAGAGTTACAC AATATTTGCAATGGATTTCTGACACAACAACCGGAGTCTGTGTCGATGGGAACACACCTGCTCCTACAAATGCCCCGACGCCTGCCCCTACTACTGCACCCACGCCTGCTCCTACTTCTGACTGCC CTGGATGTGGACAAGTCAACCGTGCCAACCGCATTGTTGGTGGAGTAGAGACGGAGGTGAACGAATATCCCTGGATGGTTTCTCTTGTCGACGGCAGTGGATACTATCACTTCTGTGGCGGTTCTATTATCTCCAGCCAATGGGTCGTCACTGCAGCTCACTGTGCAGTAGG CATGACCACCTCGGATTATGTGCTGGTGGGAGACCACAACCTGTACTCCGGAAGCGAAGCCAATTCTCAGTGGATGCAGATTGCTGAA ATTGTGAATCATCCGTCCTATGATTCCAACACACTGGACAACGACATTGCCCTCATCAGACTCAAGACAGAGATCCAGTTCCTATCTGACAACAAAATCGCCCCTGTCTGCCTTCCAACTGCTGGTGAAATGTATGATAGTGTGGATGCCACAATCACAGGATGGGGAGCTCAACAGGAGG GAGGATCCACATCAGGCCCCTTGTTCGAGGTAACAGTGCCCACCATGACAAACACCGAATGCAATACCAAGTACGGAGGAAGCATCACTGACAACATGATCTGCGCAGGCATTCCTGAGGGAGGCAAGGACTCCTGCCAG GGAGACTCTGGTGGACCAATGGTGGTGGAAGAAAACGGCAAGTGGAAGCTGGTGGGAGTTGTGTCGTGGGGTTATGGCTGTGCTCGACCTGATAGGCCCGGAGTCTATGCCAGAGTTACAC AATATTTGCAATGGATTTCTGACACAACAACTGGAGTCTGTGTCGATGGGAACGCACCTGCTCCGACAAATGCCCCCACGCCTGCCCCTACTTCTGAACCCAATTCTGACTGCC CTGGATGTGGGCAAGTCAACCGTGCCAACCGCATTGTTGGTGGAGTAGAGACGGAGGTGAACGAATATCCCTGGATGGTTTCTCTTGTCGACGGCAGTGGATACTATCACTTCTGTGGCGGTTCTATCATCTCCAGCCAATGGGTCGTCACTGCAGCTCACTGTGCAGTAGG CATGACCACCTCGGATTATGTGCTGGTGGGAGACCACAACCTGTACTCGGCAAGCGAAGCCAATTCTCAGTGGATGCAGATTGCTGAA ATTATGAATCATCCGTCCTATGATTCCAACACACTGGACAACGACATTGCCCTCATCAGACTCAAGACAGAGATCCAGTTCCCATCTGACAACAAAATCGCCCCTGTCTGCCTTCCAACTGCTGGTGAAATGTATGATAGTGTGGATGCCACAATCACAGGATGGGGAGCTCAACAGGAGG GAGGATCCACATCGGGCACCTTGTTCGAAGTAACAGTGCCCACCATGACAAACACCGAATGCAATACCAAGTACGGAGGACGCATCACTGACAACATGATCTGCGCAGGCATTCCTGAGGGAGGCAAGGACTCCTGCCAG GGAGACTCTGGTGGACCAATGGTGGTGGAAGAAAACGGCAAGTGGAAGCTGGTGGGAGTTGTGTCGTGGGGTTATGGCTGTGCTCGACCTGATAGGCCCGGAGTCTACGCCAGAGTTACAC AATACCTTGACTGGATTTCGACCTCGACCGGAGGTGTCTGTCCGACGGCTGGTTAA